A region from the Cryptosporangium arvum DSM 44712 genome encodes:
- a CDS encoding 1-phosphofructokinase family hexose kinase — translation MILTVTPNPSLDRTYALAGIRFGELNRADTDTLEASGKGVNVARTLLAAGVRTGVVLPAGGPEGAQLDTLLDAEGLTHRIVPTGTPVRTNVTLLEPGRTTKVNAPGHPLTPADADALVAAVENLALGADWVVCCGSLPPGTPAELIGRIVEAGRRSGAQTAVDASGAALVAAAEEGPDLLAPNVEELAELTGRAFPPGGRPLVRAALDAAHSLAADIGGGVLVSLGPDGAVWVDAENALHGAAPPVTPVNTAGAGDALLAGWLAGGPDPALRLRTAVAWGTAACLLASTAGDVAATADPQRVQIHDLGVPATGP, via the coding sequence ATGATCCTCACGGTCACGCCCAACCCCAGCCTGGATCGCACCTACGCGCTGGCGGGTATCCGGTTCGGCGAACTCAACCGCGCCGACACCGACACGCTCGAAGCCAGCGGCAAGGGCGTCAACGTCGCCCGGACGCTGTTGGCGGCCGGCGTCCGCACGGGCGTCGTGCTTCCAGCTGGTGGGCCGGAAGGCGCGCAGCTCGACACGCTGCTCGACGCCGAGGGGCTCACCCACCGGATCGTCCCGACCGGAACCCCGGTCCGCACCAACGTGACGCTGCTCGAACCGGGCCGCACCACGAAGGTCAACGCGCCCGGCCATCCGCTCACCCCCGCGGACGCCGACGCGCTCGTCGCCGCCGTCGAGAACCTCGCGCTCGGCGCCGACTGGGTCGTCTGCTGCGGCTCGCTCCCCCCGGGAACCCCGGCGGAGCTGATCGGCCGCATCGTCGAAGCGGGCCGCCGGTCCGGGGCGCAGACCGCGGTGGACGCGTCCGGCGCGGCCCTGGTCGCCGCGGCCGAGGAGGGGCCCGACCTGCTCGCGCCGAACGTCGAGGAGCTCGCCGAGCTCACCGGCCGCGCGTTCCCGCCCGGCGGGCGGCCGCTCGTCCGGGCCGCGCTCGACGCCGCCCACTCGCTGGCCGCCGACATCGGCGGTGGCGTACTGGTCAGCCTCGGGCCGGACGGCGCGGTCTGGGTGGACGCCGAGAACGCACTGCACGGCGCGGCCCCACCGGTGACCCCGGTGAACACGGCCGGTGCCGGCGACGCGCTCCTGGCGGGCTGGCTCGCCGGCGGACCCGATCCGGCGCTGAGACTCCGGACCGCGGTCGCGTGGGGCACCGCCGCGTGCCTCCTGGCGTCCACGGCGGGTGACGTCGCGGCGACGGCGGACCCGCAGCGGGTACAGATCCACGATCTCGGGGTTCCCGCAACCGGGCCCTGA
- a CDS encoding MFS transporter codes for MAVGSPDQVARPSALDEPTRSPGGRWLTSWTLGHFAFFMVMFAAAQVVLPRQAESISPDHKETVVSVVTLVAALVTIVVNVLVGAYSDRTLAARGRRQIWVLLGAVVTIVGLVAQGYQHTVAGMVVIWALVQVGLSSISAALTAALPDEVPVTERARASSLWGIASAAGPLIGIALVSTVFAGVVSAYLALAVFTVFMVLPFALFTRGVPLQVSERPTTSFRAILAGTLTPLRHADFAWAWTGRFFIQLSNALAQVYLWFYLRDRIGVDPDEWTLYLVVLYTAGAVVAAILGGRWSDRTGRRKMLVVVSSVLQGIAAIFYLASPTTWAAIVGSLLLGIGFGCYAAVDQALITQVLPRAEDRGKDLGVINIANNLPYVFAGALGGAALSLFGRDDLGYPVLYALSLVTALIAALTVQPIKSVR; via the coding sequence ATGGCCGTTGGCTCCCCTGATCAGGTCGCTCGTCCCTCGGCGCTGGACGAGCCGACCCGGTCGCCCGGCGGTCGCTGGCTGACGTCCTGGACGCTCGGCCATTTCGCGTTCTTCATGGTGATGTTCGCGGCGGCGCAGGTGGTGCTGCCGCGCCAGGCCGAGTCGATCTCGCCCGACCACAAAGAGACCGTGGTCAGCGTCGTCACGCTGGTGGCCGCGCTGGTCACGATCGTGGTGAACGTGCTGGTCGGGGCATACTCCGATCGCACGCTGGCGGCCCGCGGGCGACGGCAGATCTGGGTGCTGCTCGGCGCCGTCGTGACGATCGTGGGGTTGGTCGCGCAGGGCTACCAGCACACCGTCGCCGGGATGGTGGTGATCTGGGCGCTGGTGCAGGTCGGGCTGTCGTCGATAAGCGCGGCGCTGACGGCGGCGCTGCCCGACGAGGTACCGGTGACCGAGCGGGCCCGGGCGTCGTCGCTGTGGGGCATCGCGTCGGCGGCCGGGCCGCTGATCGGGATCGCGCTGGTCAGCACGGTCTTCGCCGGCGTGGTCTCGGCGTACCTCGCGCTCGCGGTGTTCACCGTCTTCATGGTGTTGCCGTTCGCGTTGTTCACCCGCGGGGTGCCGCTTCAGGTGTCGGAGCGGCCCACGACCTCGTTCCGGGCGATCCTCGCGGGAACGCTGACGCCGCTGCGTCACGCGGACTTCGCCTGGGCCTGGACCGGGCGGTTCTTCATCCAGCTGTCGAACGCGCTGGCGCAGGTCTACCTGTGGTTCTACCTGCGTGACCGGATCGGCGTCGACCCCGACGAGTGGACGCTGTACCTGGTGGTGCTCTACACCGCGGGTGCGGTGGTGGCGGCGATCCTGGGCGGGCGGTGGTCCGACCGCACCGGGCGCCGGAAGATGCTCGTCGTGGTGTCGTCGGTGCTGCAGGGGATCGCCGCGATCTTCTACCTGGCCTCGCCGACGACGTGGGCGGCGATCGTCGGGTCGCTGCTGCTCGGGATCGGGTTCGGCTGTTACGCCGCCGTCGACCAGGCGCTGATCACGCAGGTGCTGCCGCGCGCCGAGGACCGCGGCAAGGACCTCGGCGTGATCAACATCGCGAACAACCTGCCCTACGTCTTCGCCGGCGCCCTGGGCGGGGCGGCCCTCTCGCTCTTCGGCCGCGACGACCTCGGCTACCCGGTGCTGTACGCGCTGTCGCTGGTGACCGCGCTGATCGCGGCCCTGACCGTCCAGCCGATCAAGTCCGTGCGCTGA
- a CDS encoding FGGY-family carbohydrate kinase translates to MLLGIDAGQTVIKAALFDLSGKEIAVAQGATAISSPHPHWQERDMDAAWDVAADAVHRALQAADVDPTAVLAVGLAGHNDGAHLVDAAGRPVRPAILATDSRAVAEATQLRAAAGDDALELTGQVPWPWNPAGLLAWLREHEPASLEAADALLYCKDWLRLRLVGEIATDPTDGSAFATDLWTQEWSTAALELYGLDEFARLLPPMRASSAVVGGVTAEASARTGLRIGTPVVTGCHDVDANALGIGAVGTGALSLVLGTFSINQVVGNAPVADARWQARTFFPDRGSPRWLHMSTSPSGASNLEWAVRQFSTTYGEAIAEASARDGGALVPQADDPFYLPFLYGAPVPSSGAGLVGLRGWHSRADVFRAVLEGVVLNHRWHVSALGSSFPLVGAARLCGGGARSTEWSQLLADALGLPVEVTDATEAGARGAAMLAGVGVGVYADLGEAVDACVRVVRRHEPGRNLDERYERYVAVSEALAVFQ, encoded by the coding sequence GTGCTCCTCGGAATCGACGCCGGGCAGACCGTCATCAAGGCGGCGCTGTTCGACCTCTCGGGAAAGGAGATCGCGGTCGCGCAGGGCGCCACCGCGATCTCCTCGCCGCACCCGCACTGGCAGGAGCGGGACATGGACGCGGCCTGGGACGTGGCCGCCGACGCGGTGCACCGGGCGTTGCAGGCCGCCGACGTCGACCCGACCGCGGTGCTCGCGGTGGGACTGGCCGGACACAACGACGGCGCGCACCTCGTCGACGCCGCCGGGAGGCCGGTGCGCCCGGCGATCCTCGCGACGGATTCGCGCGCGGTCGCCGAGGCCACGCAGCTGCGTGCGGCCGCCGGCGACGACGCGCTGGAGCTGACCGGCCAGGTGCCGTGGCCCTGGAACCCGGCCGGGCTGCTCGCCTGGCTACGCGAACACGAACCGGCGTCGCTCGAAGCGGCGGACGCGCTGCTGTACTGCAAGGACTGGCTGCGGCTGCGGCTGGTGGGCGAGATCGCCACCGACCCGACCGACGGGAGCGCGTTCGCGACCGACCTGTGGACGCAGGAGTGGTCCACCGCCGCACTGGAGTTGTACGGGCTGGACGAGTTCGCTCGACTGTTGCCGCCGATGCGTGCCTCCTCCGCCGTCGTCGGAGGGGTGACGGCGGAGGCTTCGGCCCGTACCGGGCTGCGGATCGGCACGCCGGTGGTGACCGGCTGCCACGACGTCGACGCCAACGCGCTCGGCATCGGCGCGGTCGGTACCGGCGCGCTGAGCCTGGTGCTCGGCACGTTCAGCATCAACCAGGTCGTCGGCAACGCCCCGGTGGCCGACGCCCGCTGGCAGGCACGCACGTTCTTCCCCGATCGCGGGTCACCGCGGTGGCTGCACATGTCGACGTCGCCGAGCGGGGCGTCGAACCTGGAGTGGGCGGTCCGGCAGTTCTCGACCACGTACGGGGAGGCGATCGCGGAGGCCTCGGCCCGGGACGGCGGTGCGCTGGTGCCGCAGGCCGACGACCCGTTCTACCTGCCGTTCCTGTACGGGGCGCCGGTGCCGTCGTCCGGGGCCGGGCTGGTCGGGCTGCGGGGCTGGCACTCCCGCGCCGACGTGTTCCGCGCCGTTCTCGAGGGTGTCGTGCTCAACCACCGGTGGCACGTCTCCGCGCTGGGATCGTCGTTCCCGCTGGTGGGAGCGGCGCGGTTGTGCGGGGGCGGCGCGCGGAGCACGGAGTGGTCGCAACTGCTCGCGGACGCGCTGGGGCTGCCGGTGGAGGTCACCGACGCGACCGAGGCCGGTGCGCGCGGCGCGGCGATGCTCGCCGGTGTCGGCGTCGGCGTCTACGCCGATCTGGGGGAGGCCGTGGACGCGTGCGTGCGAGTCGTGCGGCGACACGAACCCGGGCGAAACCTGGACGAACGCTATGAGCGGTACGTTGCGGTGTCCGAGGCGCTGGCGGTGTTTCAGTAG
- a CDS encoding ABC transporter substrate-binding protein — translation MALSACSGAGGGGTSSDSNTVNVLMVNNPQMLDIQKLTADNFTKETGIKVNYTVLPENDVRDKISQEFSSQAGQYDVATISNFEVPSYAKNQWLAPLDDYVSKDTAFKQDDVLGSMTKSLTAEDGKLYAEPFYGESSFLMYRKDVFEAKGLKMPEKPTWQQVADLAAKVDNAQPGMRGICLRGLPGWGEVFAPLTTVVNTFGGTWFEKDWTPKVNAPEFQQATEFYVNLVKSHGESGAPQAGFTECLNNMQQSKTAMWYDATSAAGSLEADDSPVKGKLAYVEAPVVKTKSSGWLYTWAWAIQKASKRQDNAWKFISWASSQKYEELVGTKLGWAKVPSGKRQSLYDNPKYQQAAASFYKVTDQAITNADPENPGLQPRPAPGIQFVGIPEFTDLGTQVSQEVSAAIAGRQTVKEALDKGQDLAQKVADKYK, via the coding sequence ATGGCGCTGTCCGCCTGTAGCGGCGCCGGCGGCGGTGGCACGTCGAGTGACAGCAACACGGTCAACGTCCTGATGGTCAACAACCCGCAGATGCTCGACATCCAGAAGCTGACCGCGGACAACTTCACCAAAGAGACCGGCATCAAGGTCAACTACACGGTGCTGCCGGAGAACGACGTCCGGGACAAGATCAGCCAGGAGTTCTCCAGCCAGGCCGGTCAGTACGACGTCGCGACGATCTCGAACTTCGAGGTGCCGTCGTACGCGAAGAACCAGTGGCTCGCCCCGCTCGACGACTACGTCTCCAAGGACACCGCGTTCAAGCAGGACGACGTCCTCGGCTCGATGACGAAGTCGCTGACCGCGGAGGACGGCAAGCTCTACGCCGAGCCGTTCTACGGTGAGTCGTCGTTCCTGATGTACCGCAAGGACGTCTTCGAGGCCAAGGGCCTGAAGATGCCGGAGAAGCCGACCTGGCAGCAGGTCGCCGACCTGGCCGCGAAGGTCGACAACGCCCAGCCCGGCATGCGCGGCATCTGCCTGCGCGGTCTGCCCGGCTGGGGTGAGGTGTTCGCCCCGCTGACCACCGTCGTGAACACGTTCGGCGGCACCTGGTTCGAGAAGGACTGGACGCCGAAGGTCAACGCGCCGGAGTTCCAGCAGGCCACCGAGTTCTACGTGAACCTGGTGAAGTCGCACGGCGAGTCCGGTGCCCCGCAGGCCGGCTTCACCGAGTGCCTGAACAACATGCAGCAGAGCAAGACCGCGATGTGGTACGACGCCACCTCGGCCGCCGGCTCGCTCGAGGCCGACGACTCGCCGGTCAAGGGCAAGCTGGCCTACGTCGAGGCTCCGGTCGTCAAGACCAAGAGCTCCGGCTGGCTCTACACCTGGGCCTGGGCGATCCAGAAGGCCAGCAAGCGCCAGGACAACGCCTGGAAGTTCATCTCCTGGGCGTCCAGCCAGAAGTACGAGGAGCTGGTCGGTACCAAGCTCGGCTGGGCGAAGGTGCCCTCGGGCAAGCGTCAGTCGCTCTACGACAACCCGAAGTACCAGCAGGCCGCGGCCTCGTTCTACAAGGTCACGGACCAGGCGATCACCAATGCCGACCCGGAGAACCCCGGTCTGCAGCCGCGGCCGGCGCCCGGCATCCAGTTCGTCGGGATCCCGGAGTTCACCGACCTCGGAACGCAGGTCTCGCAGGAAGTGAGCGCCGCGATCGCCGGTAGGCAGACGGTCAAGGAGGCCCTCGACAAGGGCCAGGACCTGGCCCAGAAGGTCGCCGACAAGTACAAGTAA
- a CDS encoding carbohydrate ABC transporter permease — MTAIATEEKPAPAGSERTPTAIRRTGDWARRAPLLPALVFLIIVTQLPFVATLVISFMDWNSLYPDQRGFAGVGNYVDVFTDATLRDSVVTTILLTVAVVLISLVLGLCIALLLNRSFRGRGAVRTLMIAPFLVVPVAAALLWKHALFNPEYGLFNGVLTWLFGDDAPQPDWITEAPLWAVIASLVWQWTPFMMLILLAGLQSQPLDALEAAKVDGATAWQTFTHLTLPHMRRYLELGALLGSIYIVQNFDAVFTLTSGGLGTANLPYTIYQTFYQAHDYGRASAAGVVVVIGTIAIATFALRVVSSLFKEEEGRS, encoded by the coding sequence ATGACCGCCATCGCTACTGAAGAGAAGCCGGCTCCGGCCGGGTCCGAGCGCACGCCCACCGCGATCCGTCGCACCGGGGACTGGGCGCGCCGGGCGCCGCTCCTGCCCGCGCTGGTCTTCCTGATCATCGTCACCCAGCTGCCGTTCGTGGCCACGCTGGTGATCTCGTTCATGGACTGGAACTCGCTCTACCCCGACCAGCGCGGGTTCGCCGGCGTCGGCAACTACGTCGACGTCTTCACCGACGCGACCCTGCGCGACTCGGTCGTCACGACGATCCTCCTGACCGTCGCGGTCGTGCTGATCAGCCTCGTGCTCGGGCTGTGCATCGCGCTGCTGCTCAACCGGTCGTTCCGCGGCCGCGGCGCGGTGCGGACGCTGATGATCGCGCCGTTCCTGGTGGTGCCGGTCGCCGCCGCGCTTCTCTGGAAGCACGCCCTGTTCAACCCGGAGTACGGCCTGTTCAACGGCGTCCTCACCTGGCTGTTCGGCGACGACGCGCCGCAGCCGGACTGGATCACCGAGGCACCGCTCTGGGCGGTCATCGCCTCCCTGGTGTGGCAGTGGACGCCGTTCATGATGCTGATCCTCCTGGCCGGCCTGCAGAGCCAGCCGCTGGACGCGCTCGAGGCCGCCAAGGTCGACGGCGCCACCGCGTGGCAGACGTTCACCCACCTGACGCTGCCGCACATGCGCCGGTATCTGGAGCTGGGCGCGCTGCTCGGCTCGATCTACATCGTCCAGAACTTCGACGCGGTGTTCACGCTGACCTCGGGCGGCCTGGGCACGGCGAACCTGCCGTACACGATCTACCAGACCTTCTACCAGGCCCACGACTACGGACGAGCGTCCGCGGCGGGCGTGGTCGTGGTCATCGGAACGATCGCGATCGCCACCTTCGCGCTGCGCGTCGTGTCGTCCCTGTTCAAGGAAGAGGAGGGCCGGTCATGA
- a CDS encoding ABC transporter substrate-binding protein, with protein sequence MTRASRALALVLLAALAAAGCAPADEDTETTASASTSSDACAKGALPTLASGTLTIGTDKPAYEPWFSGDDPTNGKGYESATAYAVAEQLGYPKDKVKWVTVPFNNAIAPGKKTFDFDVNQVSISDERKNAVDFSSGYYDVRQAIIALKSSPAAKATSIADLKSYKIGAQVGTTSLDVIQDVIKPTAKPSIYQKNDLAKTALKNGQVDAIVVDLPTAFYITGAEVTDAAVVGQFENTVGTPEQFGLVLDKGSKLTTCVSGAVDVLKKDGKLASIEQEWLSKATNAPVLK encoded by the coding sequence ATGACCCGCGCCTCTCGGGCACTTGCCCTGGTTCTTCTCGCCGCACTGGCCGCGGCCGGCTGCGCGCCGGCCGACGAGGACACGGAGACCACCGCGAGCGCCTCGACGTCGTCGGACGCCTGCGCCAAGGGCGCGCTGCCCACGCTCGCCTCGGGCACGCTGACGATCGGCACCGACAAGCCCGCCTACGAGCCCTGGTTCTCCGGCGACGACCCGACGAACGGCAAGGGCTACGAGTCCGCGACCGCCTACGCGGTGGCCGAGCAGCTCGGTTACCCGAAGGACAAGGTCAAGTGGGTGACGGTCCCGTTCAACAACGCGATCGCCCCGGGTAAGAAGACGTTCGACTTCGACGTGAACCAGGTGAGCATCTCCGACGAGCGGAAGAACGCCGTCGACTTCTCGTCCGGCTACTACGACGTCCGCCAGGCGATCATCGCGCTGAAGAGCTCGCCGGCGGCGAAGGCGACGTCGATCGCCGACCTCAAGAGCTACAAGATCGGCGCCCAGGTCGGCACCACCTCGCTCGACGTGATCCAGGACGTCATCAAGCCGACCGCCAAGCCGTCGATCTACCAGAAGAACGACCTGGCCAAGACCGCGCTGAAGAACGGCCAGGTCGACGCGATCGTCGTCGACCTGCCGACCGCGTTCTACATCACCGGGGCCGAGGTGACCGACGCGGCCGTCGTCGGCCAGTTCGAGAACACCGTCGGGACTCCGGAGCAGTTCGGTCTCGTGCTCGACAAGGGCTCGAAGCTGACGACCTGCGTCAGCGGCGCCGTCGACGTGCTCAAGAAGGACGGCAAGCTCGCGAGTATCGAGCAGGAGTGGCTCTCCAAGGCCACGAACGCGCCCGTACTTAAGTGA
- a CDS encoding amino acid ABC transporter permease translates to MTSYVKSERQLARERYRRSRAFRSAGIAGASSLVVVVALVVGIVSSPGWQRVQDTFFSWKDAKAAFPDVLEGLWLNVRLLLFCGVVILAFGLLLALLRTLRGPVFFPLRALAGVYTDLFRGMPVIITLLLMIYGVPALRLTGVTNDPIYLGGAALVLTYSAYVAEVFRAGIESVHPSQRAAARSLGLNWRQTMRFVVLPQAVRRVVPPLLNDMVSLQKDTGLVSIAGAVDAVYAAQIYTGQTFNYTSYVVAGLLFVALTIPMTRFTDWVTARMNRRQSQGGTV, encoded by the coding sequence GTGACGTCCTACGTCAAGAGCGAGCGGCAACTCGCCCGGGAGCGCTACCGGCGGTCCCGGGCGTTCCGTTCGGCCGGTATCGCCGGGGCCAGCTCGCTGGTGGTCGTCGTCGCGCTCGTCGTCGGCATCGTCAGCTCACCCGGCTGGCAGCGCGTCCAGGACACGTTCTTCAGCTGGAAGGACGCCAAGGCCGCGTTCCCCGACGTGCTCGAGGGGCTGTGGCTCAACGTCCGCCTGCTGCTGTTCTGCGGCGTCGTCATCCTCGCGTTCGGGCTGCTCCTCGCCCTGCTGCGGACGCTGCGCGGGCCGGTGTTCTTCCCGCTGCGGGCGCTGGCGGGCGTCTACACCGACCTGTTCCGCGGCATGCCGGTCATCATCACGTTGCTGTTGATGATCTACGGCGTTCCGGCGCTGCGGCTGACCGGCGTCACGAACGATCCGATCTACCTCGGCGGCGCGGCGCTGGTGCTGACGTACTCGGCCTACGTCGCCGAGGTGTTCCGGGCCGGCATCGAGTCCGTGCATCCCTCGCAGCGGGCCGCGGCCCGGTCGCTCGGGCTGAACTGGCGGCAGACGATGCGGTTCGTCGTGTTGCCGCAGGCCGTGCGGCGGGTGGTTCCGCCGCTGCTCAACGACATGGTCTCACTGCAGAAGGACACCGGGCTGGTGTCGATCGCCGGCGCGGTGGACGCGGTGTACGCCGCGCAGATCTACACCGGCCAGACGTTCAACTACACCTCGTACGTGGTGGCCGGGTTGTTGTTCGTGGCGCTGACGATCCCGATGACGCGGTTCACCGACTGGGTGACCGCCCGGATGAACCGGCGCCAGTCGCAGGGAGGGACCGTATGA
- a CDS encoding amino acid ABC transporter ATP-binding protein, translated as MTSVLRAESVRKVFGSHVVLDDVDLDVPQHTVTVLIGASGSGKSTLLRCANLLETIDDGAIYLDDRDITDPRVNADQVRQQIGVVFQAYNLFPHLSVLENITLAPRRVHGVSRAAAEDRARELLDRLGLLAKADDYPDRLSGGQQQRVAIVRALATDPKLLLLDEITAALDPELVGEVLEVVRSLKDDGMTMVIATHEMGFAREVADQVCFLADGKVHERGTSADIFGSPREERTQQFLRRITEAHRL; from the coding sequence ATGACCTCGGTTCTGCGTGCCGAGAGCGTCCGGAAGGTGTTCGGGTCGCACGTCGTGCTCGACGACGTCGATCTGGACGTGCCCCAGCACACGGTGACGGTGCTGATCGGGGCGTCCGGATCGGGGAAGTCGACGCTGCTGCGCTGCGCCAACCTGCTGGAGACGATCGACGACGGAGCGATCTACCTGGACGACCGGGACATCACCGACCCGCGGGTCAACGCCGACCAGGTGCGGCAGCAGATCGGCGTGGTGTTCCAGGCCTACAACTTGTTCCCCCACCTGTCGGTGCTGGAGAACATCACGTTGGCGCCGCGCCGGGTGCACGGGGTGTCCCGGGCCGCCGCCGAGGACCGCGCGCGTGAGCTGCTCGATCGGCTCGGGTTGCTGGCCAAGGCCGACGACTACCCCGACCGGCTCTCCGGTGGGCAGCAGCAGCGGGTGGCGATCGTGCGCGCGCTGGCCACCGACCCGAAGCTCCTGCTACTCGACGAGATCACCGCGGCGCTCGACCCGGAACTGGTCGGCGAGGTGCTCGAGGTCGTGCGGTCGTTGAAGGACGACGGGATGACGATGGTGATCGCGACGCACGAGATGGGTTTCGCCCGCGAGGTCGCCGATCAGGTCTGCTTCCTCGCCGACGGCAAGGTCCACGAGCGCGGCACGTCCGCGGACATCTTCGGCTCACCGCGGGAGGAGCGCACCCAGCAGTTCCTCCGCCGGATCACCGAGGCGCACCGGCTCTGA
- a CDS encoding carbohydrate ABC transporter permease: MSTATKAGPRRSKAAPLLGLLAWIIGITFFLPVAWMVLTAFHSESDAATNPPSIAAELTLQGFREFFGATSGASPWPPLINSATASILSTLIVLALSIPAAYALAIRPVRKWTDVLFFFLSTKMLPAVAGLLPIYLIAQQAGMLDNVWTLVILYTSMNLPIAVWMMRSFLAEVPIEILEAAAIDGAGLITVLRRVIVPVAMPGIAATALICFIFSWNEMLFARVLTGVVAQTAPVFLTSFVTSQGLFLAKVCAAATVISLPVLAAGFAAQDKLVQGLSLGAVK; the protein is encoded by the coding sequence ATGAGCACGGCGACCAAAGCGGGACCGCGCCGCAGCAAGGCTGCTCCGCTGCTGGGGCTGCTGGCCTGGATCATCGGGATCACGTTCTTCCTGCCGGTGGCCTGGATGGTGCTCACCGCGTTCCACAGCGAGTCCGACGCCGCCACGAACCCGCCGTCGATCGCCGCCGAACTGACGCTCCAGGGCTTCCGGGAGTTCTTCGGCGCCACCAGCGGCGCGTCCCCGTGGCCGCCGCTCATCAACTCGGCGACCGCGTCGATCCTCTCGACGCTCATCGTGCTGGCGCTCTCGATCCCGGCGGCCTACGCGCTGGCGATCCGGCCGGTGCGGAAGTGGACCGACGTTCTGTTCTTCTTCCTGTCGACGAAGATGCTGCCGGCCGTCGCCGGTCTGCTCCCGATCTACCTGATCGCGCAGCAGGCCGGGATGCTCGACAACGTCTGGACGCTCGTCATCCTTTACACCTCGATGAATTTACCGATCGCGGTATGGATGATGCGTTCGTTCCTGGCCGAGGTTCCGATCGAGATCCTGGAAGCCGCCGCGATCGACGGCGCCGGGCTCATCACCGTGCTCCGGCGGGTGATCGTGCCGGTCGCCATGCCGGGAATCGCCGCCACCGCGCTGATCTGCTTCATCTTCAGCTGGAACGAGATGCTGTTCGCCCGTGTCCTCACCGGCGTCGTGGCTCAGACCGCTCCGGTGTTCCTGACCAGCTTCGTCACCAGCCAGGGCCTGTTCCTGGCCAAGGTCTGCGCGGCCGCGACCGTGATCTCGCTGCCGGTGCTGGCCGCCGGGTTCGCCGCCCAGGACAAGCTGGTCCAGGGTCTTTCGCTCGGCGCCGTCAAATAA
- a CDS encoding zinc-dependent alcohol dehydrogenase family protein gives MKAAVITGVGAVEVTTVDDPTPGPREVVVDVAACGLCGTDLHILQGEFAPTLPVVPGHEFAGVIVEIGSEVTELAVGDRVAVDPSLYCHECHYCRLGKNNMCERWAAIGVTTAGGAAEYAVAPVANCVKLPDHIRTEDAALIEPLSCAVRGYDVLKSQLGAHILIYGSGTMGLMMLQLAKRVGAASVEIVDLNPERLKTATLLGVTGTAATPDEFDRPRGWELVIDATGNAKAIQDGLGRVGKGGTFLQFGVSDYAARATIEPYKIYNQEITITGSMAVLHSFERAAELFASGVLDPDVFISDRLPLDSYAAALDQFAAGKGRKIEVIP, from the coding sequence ATGAAAGCCGCCGTCATCACCGGAGTCGGTGCAGTCGAGGTGACGACCGTCGACGACCCGACACCCGGCCCACGTGAGGTCGTCGTCGACGTCGCCGCCTGTGGTCTGTGCGGGACCGATCTGCACATCCTGCAGGGTGAGTTCGCGCCGACGCTGCCGGTCGTTCCCGGGCACGAGTTCGCGGGGGTGATCGTCGAGATCGGCTCGGAAGTCACCGAGCTGGCCGTGGGTGACCGGGTCGCGGTGGACCCGTCGCTGTACTGCCACGAGTGCCACTACTGCCGGCTCGGCAAGAACAACATGTGCGAGCGGTGGGCGGCGATCGGCGTCACCACGGCCGGCGGCGCGGCCGAGTACGCGGTGGCGCCGGTGGCCAACTGCGTGAAGCTGCCCGATCACATCCGCACCGAGGACGCGGCGCTGATCGAGCCGCTGTCCTGCGCGGTCCGCGGGTACGACGTGCTGAAGTCGCAGCTCGGCGCCCACATCCTGATTTACGGGTCGGGCACGATGGGCCTGATGATGCTGCAGCTGGCGAAGCGGGTCGGCGCGGCCAGCGTCGAGATCGTCGACCTCAACCCGGAGCGGCTCAAGACCGCGACGCTGCTCGGCGTCACCGGAACGGCCGCGACCCCGGACGAGTTCGACCGCCCGCGCGGCTGGGAGCTGGTCATCGACGCGACCGGCAACGCCAAGGCGATCCAGGACGGCCTCGGCCGAGTGGGCAAGGGCGGGACGTTCCTGCAGTTCGGGGTGTCCGACTACGCCGCCCGCGCGACGATCGAGCCGTACAAGATCTACAACCAGGAGATCACGATCACCGGTTCGATGGCCGTGCTGCACAGCTTCGAGCGCGCCGCCGAGCTGTTCGCCTCCGGAGTGCTCGACCCGGACGTCTTCATCTCCGACCGCCTGCCGCTGGACTCCTACGCGGCCGCCCTGGATCAGTTCGCGGCCGGAAAGGGCCGCAAGATCGAGGTAATCCCGTAG